A single Cellulomonas sp. SLBN-39 DNA region contains:
- a CDS encoding AMP-binding protein yields MTITPDAPVPAAWPHGVPREVDVPDEPLGATLERTVREHPARVAVDFLGRTTTWAQIGDQVSRGAAVLRDLGVGPGDRVALVLPNCTTHLVAFWAVLRLGAVVVEHNPTYTADELEHQLADSGATVAVVWEQAVPRVLAGRARTALRHVVAVDLSADLPTVSRLALGLPVPTARRTRAAMRGAVPAGVPHWHRLLRRARPLPEDVARPAGADVALIQYTGGTTGTPKGAVLTHRNLLANALQGQAWTQAEPGTEVVYAVLPFFHAFGLTLCLTYATRIGATLVVLPSFDPARVLAAQRRRPGTFLPAVPPMLDRLAAAAEESGADLTSFRYAISGAMALPRATAERWEKVTGGIVAEGYGMTETSPVALGNPLSRDRRPGSLGLPFPSTRIRVVDQEDPTRDVAPGERGELLIAGPQVFAGYWDRPEETAHQLLDGGWLRTGDVVQVEDDGFVVLLDRMKEMIVTGGFKVYPSQVEDHLRTMPGVRDVAVVGEPAGDMGERVVAAVVLDEGASGIDLAAVRAWCETRLARYAVPRRLVVLPDLPRSQVGKVLRRVVRDEVVAHAA; encoded by the coding sequence GTGACGATCACCCCGGACGCCCCGGTCCCCGCGGCCTGGCCCCACGGCGTCCCCCGCGAGGTCGACGTGCCCGACGAGCCGCTCGGCGCGACCCTCGAGCGGACGGTGCGCGAGCACCCCGCGCGCGTCGCCGTCGACTTCCTCGGCCGCACCACCACCTGGGCGCAGATCGGCGACCAGGTCTCCCGCGGCGCCGCGGTGCTGCGCGACCTCGGGGTGGGCCCCGGCGACCGCGTCGCGCTCGTCCTGCCCAACTGCACCACCCATCTCGTCGCGTTCTGGGCGGTGCTGCGCCTCGGCGCCGTCGTCGTCGAGCACAACCCCACCTACACCGCCGACGAGCTCGAGCACCAGCTCGCCGACAGCGGTGCGACCGTCGCCGTCGTCTGGGAGCAGGCCGTGCCGCGCGTGCTCGCCGGGCGGGCCCGCACCGCGCTGCGGCACGTCGTCGCCGTCGACCTGAGCGCCGACCTGCCCACCGTGTCGCGGCTCGCGCTCGGCCTGCCCGTGCCGACCGCGCGGCGCACCCGTGCCGCCATGCGCGGCGCCGTCCCGGCGGGTGTGCCCCACTGGCACCGGCTGCTGCGCCGGGCGCGCCCGCTGCCCGAGGACGTCGCCCGGCCTGCCGGCGCCGACGTCGCGCTCATCCAGTACACCGGCGGCACCACCGGCACCCCCAAGGGCGCGGTCCTGACGCACCGGAACCTCCTCGCCAACGCCCTGCAGGGCCAGGCGTGGACGCAGGCCGAGCCCGGCACCGAGGTCGTCTACGCGGTCCTGCCGTTCTTCCACGCGTTCGGCCTGACGCTGTGCCTGACGTACGCCACCCGCATCGGCGCGACCCTCGTGGTCCTGCCGAGCTTCGACCCCGCGCGCGTGCTCGCCGCCCAGCGCCGCCGCCCCGGCACGTTCCTGCCCGCGGTGCCGCCCATGCTCGACCGCCTGGCGGCCGCCGCCGAGGAGTCCGGTGCCGACCTCACGTCGTTCCGGTACGCGATCAGCGGGGCCATGGCCCTGCCGCGCGCCACGGCCGAGCGCTGGGAGAAGGTCACGGGCGGGATCGTCGCCGAGGGGTACGGGATGACCGAGACGTCGCCCGTCGCGCTCGGCAACCCCCTGAGCCGCGACCGGCGCCCCGGCTCGCTCGGCCTGCCGTTCCCGTCCACCCGCATCCGCGTCGTCGACCAGGAGGACCCGACCCGCGACGTGGCGCCGGGGGAGCGCGGCGAGCTGCTGATCGCCGGCCCGCAGGTGTTCGCCGGCTACTGGGACCGGCCCGAGGAGACCGCCCACCAGCTCCTCGACGGCGGCTGGCTGCGCACCGGCGACGTCGTGCAGGTCGAGGACGACGGGTTCGTCGTCCTGCTCGACCGCATGAAGGAGATGATCGTCACCGGCGGGTTCAAGGTGTACCCGTCGCAGGTCGAGGACCACCTGCGCACCATGCCCGGCGTGCGCGACGTCGCCGTGGTCGGCGAGCCCGCCGGCGACATGGGCGAGCGCGTCGTCGCCGCCGTCGTCCTCGACGAGGGCGCCTCCGGGATCGACCTGGCCGCCGTGCGCGCGTGGTGCGAGACCCGGCTGGCCCGCTACGCCGTGCCGCGCCGGCTCGTCGTGCTGCCCGACCTGCCGCGCTCGCAGGTCGGCAAGGTCCTGCGCCGCGTCGTCCGCGACGAGGTCGTCGCCCACGCCGCCTGA
- a CDS encoding aminoglycoside 3'-phosphotransferase encodes MPPPTVPLAHAPTAPVTVPDAVRALAPGTDPVAVWVNARGGLTFRLDAHRFVKWVPADAAELDLAAEAARLTWSRGWTSVPEVLDLGRDGEGSWLVTAALPGRSAVDPAWRDSRPVEAATAVGRGLRALHDALPVDLCPWAWSVHERTRRAAEHLDAGDSPTSWSAEHQHLSADDARARLAAPPAPDVLVVCQGDPCAPNTLLDDDGTVTGHVDLGTLGVADRWADLAVAGWSANWNYGPGHDEHVYAGYGVDPDPVRIAYYRLLWDAS; translated from the coding sequence GTGCCCCCGCCGACCGTCCCGCTCGCCCACGCCCCGACGGCGCCCGTGACGGTCCCGGACGCCGTGCGCGCCCTGGCCCCGGGCACCGACCCCGTGGCCGTCTGGGTCAACGCACGGGGCGGCCTGACGTTCCGGCTCGACGCGCACCGCTTCGTCAAGTGGGTCCCGGCCGACGCCGCGGAGCTCGACCTGGCGGCCGAGGCGGCCCGCCTGACCTGGTCCCGCGGCTGGACGTCGGTCCCCGAGGTCCTCGACCTCGGGCGGGACGGCGAGGGCTCGTGGCTCGTCACCGCCGCGCTGCCCGGCCGCAGCGCCGTCGACCCGGCGTGGCGCGACTCCCGCCCCGTCGAGGCCGCGACCGCCGTCGGGCGCGGCCTGCGTGCGCTGCACGACGCCCTCCCGGTCGACCTGTGCCCCTGGGCCTGGTCCGTGCACGAGCGCACCCGCCGCGCGGCCGAGCACCTCGACGCGGGCGACTCCCCCACGTCCTGGTCGGCCGAGCACCAGCACCTGTCCGCCGACGACGCGCGCGCCCGCCTGGCCGCACCGCCCGCGCCCGACGTCCTCGTGGTCTGCCAGGGCGACCCGTGCGCGCCCAACACGCTGCTGGACGACGACGGGACCGTCACCGGCCACGTCGACCTCGGGACCCTCGGCGTGGCCGACCGCTGGGCCGACCTGGCCGTCGCCGGCTGGAGCGCGAACTGGAACTACGGCCCGGGCCACGACGAGCACGTCTACGCCGGCTACGGCGTCGACCCCGACCCGGTCCGCATCGCCTACTACCGCCTCCTGTGGGACGCGTCGTGA
- a CDS encoding RNA helicase: MSGGTLTGRLPSGEDPDALVEEFTAWAGDQGLALYPHQEEALIELATGSHVILSTPTGSGKSLAGVAAHAVALAQGRRSFYTAPIKALVSEKFFALVEVFGSENVGMMTGDSAVNASAPIVCCTAEILANLALRDGPDADVGLVVMDEFHYYADPQRGWAWQVPLLELTRTQMLLMSATLGDVSFFEEDLRRRTGREVAVVANAERPVPLTFSYVVEPLHELLDELVQTQRAPVYVVHFTQKEAVERAQSLLSTTLASRAQRDAIADELGGFRFGPGFGRTLSRLLRHGVGVHHAGMLPKYRRVVERLTQKGLLPVVCGTDTLGVGINVPIRTVVLTSLVKYDGQRMRHLSAREFHQIAGRAGRAGYDTVGEVVVMAPEHVIENRKALARAGDDPKKLKKIVRKQAPAGHVNWTDKTFERLRDAPPEPLTSSFHVSHAMVLHVLQRGRDDVTDPVAVMTHLLTDNHEPEGARGRHVRRALDVYRSLRAGGVVERAWVDDPSAPRGRRRTVRLVADLPANFALDQALSPFAYAALDLLDPLDPGYAHDVVSVLEATLDDPRQVLAAQENKARGEAVAAMKAEGVEYEERMALLEGVTYPRPLAELLEAAFTAYRTSNPWVADLVLSPKSVVREMHERAATFAEYVQLYSLDRTEGVLLRYLADAYRALRRTVPEDRRSEELEEVVAWLGDLVRRTDSSLLDEWERLAHPEDEPAVENADDVPPPPVTADPRVLRSLVRGAMFRRVELVARERWGALAALGDVDADGSPWDADRWADAIDPYWDDHDEVLTGPAARGPALFQVRADDAARVWHVRQVLDDPAGDHDWRIDAVVDLAASDEAGEIRLSVVAVGAL; this comes from the coding sequence GTGAGCGGCGGGACGCTCACCGGACGGCTGCCGTCCGGCGAAGACCCCGACGCGCTCGTCGAGGAGTTCACGGCGTGGGCCGGCGACCAGGGGCTCGCGCTGTACCCCCACCAGGAGGAGGCGCTGATCGAGCTCGCGACGGGCTCGCACGTGATCCTGTCGACGCCGACGGGGTCGGGGAAGTCCCTCGCGGGGGTCGCCGCGCACGCGGTCGCGCTCGCGCAGGGCCGGCGCTCGTTCTACACGGCACCGATCAAGGCGCTCGTGAGCGAGAAGTTCTTCGCGCTCGTCGAGGTGTTCGGGTCCGAGAACGTCGGCATGATGACCGGGGACTCGGCGGTGAACGCGTCGGCACCGATCGTGTGCTGCACGGCCGAGATCCTGGCGAACCTGGCGCTGCGCGACGGCCCGGACGCGGACGTGGGCCTGGTCGTCATGGACGAGTTCCACTACTACGCCGACCCGCAGCGCGGCTGGGCGTGGCAGGTGCCGCTGCTGGAGCTGACGCGCACGCAGATGCTGCTGATGTCGGCCACGCTCGGCGACGTGTCCTTCTTCGAGGAGGACCTGCGCCGGCGCACCGGGCGCGAGGTCGCGGTGGTGGCGAACGCCGAGCGGCCCGTGCCGCTGACGTTCTCCTACGTGGTCGAGCCCCTGCACGAGCTGCTCGACGAGCTGGTGCAGACGCAGCGGGCGCCGGTGTACGTCGTGCACTTCACCCAGAAGGAGGCCGTCGAGCGGGCGCAGTCGCTGCTGTCGACGACGCTCGCGAGCCGGGCGCAGCGCGACGCGATCGCCGACGAGCTCGGCGGGTTCCGCTTCGGGCCCGGGTTCGGGCGCACGCTCTCGCGGCTGCTGCGCCACGGCGTCGGGGTGCACCATGCCGGCATGCTGCCCAAGTACCGGCGGGTCGTGGAGCGGCTGACGCAGAAGGGGCTGCTACCCGTGGTCTGCGGCACGGACACCCTCGGGGTCGGCATCAACGTGCCGATCCGCACGGTCGTGCTGACCTCGCTGGTCAAGTACGACGGGCAGCGCATGCGGCACCTGTCGGCGCGCGAGTTCCACCAGATCGCCGGGCGCGCCGGGCGTGCGGGGTACGACACGGTCGGCGAGGTCGTCGTCATGGCCCCCGAGCACGTCATCGAGAACCGCAAGGCCCTGGCCCGCGCCGGGGACGACCCGAAGAAGCTCAAGAAGATCGTCCGCAAGCAGGCCCCCGCGGGTCACGTGAACTGGACGGACAAGACCTTCGAGCGGCTGCGCGACGCCCCGCCGGAGCCGCTGACGTCGAGCTTCCACGTCTCGCACGCGATGGTGCTGCACGTGCTCCAGCGCGGCCGGGACGACGTCACCGACCCCGTCGCCGTGATGACGCACCTGCTGACCGACAACCACGAGCCCGAGGGCGCGCGGGGCCGGCACGTGCGGCGCGCGCTGGACGTGTACCGGTCGCTGCGGGCCGGCGGCGTCGTCGAGCGCGCCTGGGTCGACGACCCGTCCGCACCGCGCGGCCGGCGCCGCACGGTGCGCCTGGTGGCGGACCTGCCGGCGAACTTCGCGCTCGACCAGGCCCTGTCGCCGTTCGCCTACGCCGCGCTGGACCTGCTCGACCCGCTGGACCCGGGGTACGCGCACGACGTGGTCTCGGTGCTGGAGGCCACGCTCGACGACCCCCGCCAGGTGCTGGCGGCGCAGGAGAACAAGGCGCGCGGCGAGGCCGTCGCGGCGATGAAGGCCGAGGGCGTCGAGTACGAGGAGCGCATGGCGCTGCTCGAGGGTGTCACGTACCCGCGGCCGCTGGCCGAGCTGCTCGAGGCGGCGTTCACGGCGTACCGGACGAGCAACCCGTGGGTCGCGGACCTCGTCCTGTCGCCGAAGTCCGTGGTCCGCGAGATGCACGAGCGTGCGGCCACGTTCGCCGAGTACGTCCAGCTGTACTCGCTGGACCGCACCGAGGGCGTCCTGCTGCGCTACCTCGCGGACGCGTACCGGGCGCTGCGGCGCACCGTCCCGGAGGACCGGCGCAGCGAGGAGCTCGAGGAGGTCGTGGCCTGGCTGGGCGACCTCGTGCGGCGCACGGACTCGAGCCTGCTCGACGAGTGGGAGCGGCTCGCCCACCCCGAGGACGAGCCGGCCGTGGAGAACGCCGACGACGTGCCGCCGCCGCCCGTCACGGCGGACCCGCGGGTGCTGCGCTCGCTGGTGCGGGGGGCGATGTTCCGGCGCGTCGAGCTGGTCGCGCGCGAGCGGTGGGGCGCCCTGGCCGCGCTCGGCGACGTCGACGCCGACGGCTCCCCCTGGGACGCCGACCGCTGGGCCGACGCGATCGACCCCTACTGGGACGACCACGACGAGGTCCTCACCGGCCCCGCGGCCCGCGGGCCCGCCCTGTTCCAGGTGCGCGCCGACGACGCGGCGCGGGTGTGGCACGTGCGGCAGGTCCTCGACGACCCGGCCGGCGACCACGACTGGCGGATCGACGCCGTCGTGGACCTGGCCGCGTCGGACGAGGCCGGCGAGATCCGGCTGAGCGTCGTCGCCGTCGGCGCCCTCTGA
- a CDS encoding VIT1/CCC1 transporter family protein: MTTIGEHLRTPLGTPAPGSSARADDAHPAPHHAAQRLNWLRAGVLGANDGIVSIAATVVGVAGAAASTATIGLAGGAALLAGALSMAAGEYVSVSSQRDAERVAAAAGRPIGGADSEEAFTNPWHAALASLLAFTAGGLVPLLVVLAPWAVAWRVPVTFAAVLVALVLTGWASARFTGASHRRAVTRNVLGGSVAMAVTYGIGTLVGTAV, from the coding sequence ATGACGACGATCGGCGAGCACCTGCGCACCCCCCTCGGCACCCCCGCCCCGGGGTCGTCGGCACGCGCCGACGACGCCCACCCGGCCCCCCACCACGCCGCGCAGCGCCTCAACTGGCTGCGCGCGGGCGTCCTCGGCGCCAACGACGGCATCGTCTCCATCGCCGCGACGGTCGTCGGCGTGGCCGGCGCCGCCGCGTCGACCGCCACGATCGGCCTGGCCGGTGGCGCGGCCCTGCTGGCCGGTGCGCTGTCGATGGCCGCGGGCGAGTACGTGTCCGTCAGCAGCCAGCGCGACGCCGAACGTGTCGCCGCCGCGGCCGGGCGCCCCATCGGCGGCGCCGACTCCGAGGAGGCGTTCACCAACCCCTGGCACGCCGCCCTCGCCTCGCTTCTGGCGTTCACCGCGGGAGGCCTCGTGCCGCTCCTCGTCGTGCTCGCGCCCTGGGCCGTGGCCTGGCGCGTGCCGGTGACCTTCGCCGCCGTGCTCGTCGCGCTCGTCCTCACCGGCTGGGCCTCGGCACGCTTCACCGGCGCCTCGCACCGCCGCGCGGTCACCCGCAACGTCCTCGGCGGCTCCGTCGCGATGGCCGTGACCTACGGCATCGGGACGCTCGTGGGCACGGCGGTCTGA
- the ybaK gene encoding Cys-tRNA(Pro) deacylase — MVRKDTRASAGTPALAALVAAGVAHTAHAYTHDPASDVGYGLEAAHLLGFPPEQVFKTLVADVEGTLTVAVVPVTGRLDLKALAQAVGAKRAAMANPRAAERATGYVVGGISPLGQRTRLRTVVDETVWLFDTVLVSGGRRGLDVELAPDALVTLTSAVVADVAA, encoded by the coding sequence GTGGTCAGGAAGGACACCCGCGCGAGCGCGGGCACGCCGGCGCTCGCCGCGCTCGTCGCCGCCGGGGTCGCGCACACCGCGCACGCGTACACGCACGACCCCGCGTCGGACGTCGGGTACGGCCTGGAGGCGGCGCACCTGCTCGGGTTCCCGCCCGAGCAGGTGTTCAAGACCCTCGTCGCGGACGTCGAGGGCACGCTGACGGTCGCGGTCGTGCCCGTGACGGGCCGGCTCGACCTCAAGGCGCTCGCGCAGGCGGTCGGCGCCAAGCGCGCCGCCATGGCCAACCCGCGGGCCGCCGAGCGCGCCACGGGGTACGTGGTCGGGGGCATCTCCCCGCTCGGCCAGCGCACCCGGCTGCGCACCGTCGTCGACGAGACCGTCTGGCTGTTCGACACCGTGCTGGTCTCGGGCGGGCGCCGCGGCCTGGACGTCGAGCTCGCGCCCGACGCCCTCGTGACGCTCACGTCCGCCGTCGTGGCCGACGTCGCCGCCTGA
- a CDS encoding YccF domain-containing protein — MKTLLNIIWLVLAGAWLALGYVAAGIVCCLLVVTIPFGIASFRIASYVLWPFGRTIVDKPTAGAWSTIGNVVWVVVAGVWLAIGHVATAIPLFVSIIGIPMGIANLKLIPVSLLPLGKQIVPTDRAFAAYGR, encoded by the coding sequence GTGAAGACCCTGCTCAACATCATCTGGCTCGTGCTCGCCGGCGCCTGGCTCGCGCTCGGCTACGTCGCCGCCGGCATCGTGTGCTGCCTGCTCGTGGTGACGATCCCCTTCGGCATCGCCTCGTTCCGCATCGCCAGCTACGTGCTGTGGCCGTTCGGCCGCACGATCGTCGACAAGCCCACTGCGGGCGCGTGGTCGACGATCGGCAACGTCGTCTGGGTGGTCGTCGCCGGGGTGTGGCTGGCGATCGGCCACGTCGCCACGGCGATCCCGCTGTTCGTGTCGATCATCGGCATCCCGATGGGCATCGCGAACCTCAAGCTCATCCCGGTGTCGCTGCTGCCGCTGGGCAAGCAGATCGTGCCGACCGACCGCGCGTTCGCCGCCTACGGGCGCTGA
- a CDS encoding YggS family pyridoxal phosphate-dependent enzyme: MAQRLATVRARVAGACRAAGRPLDAVQVLLASKTMTADAVRAALHADAEARAAGSGTAPVLLGENRVQELVAKAPVLADLAPRWHVIGPLQSNKVNAALRWAAAVESVADEDLARRLSDRVAGRAEPLDVWVQVNVSGEPTKHGTTPEDAVDVAVGVAALPGLRLAGLMTVGARSPDAAVVRAGYRLLAGLRDAVVASGAPGTTQARGLSMGMSGDLELAVAEGATVVRVGTAVFGARPTPTSTAAA; encoded by the coding sequence GTGGCGCAGCGGCTGGCGACGGTGCGGGCACGCGTCGCCGGCGCGTGCCGGGCCGCGGGCCGCCCGCTCGACGCCGTGCAGGTGCTGCTCGCGTCGAAGACCATGACGGCCGACGCCGTGCGGGCCGCGCTGCACGCCGACGCCGAGGCCCGCGCGGCCGGATCCGGCACCGCCCCCGTGCTGCTCGGGGAGAACCGCGTGCAGGAGCTCGTCGCCAAGGCCCCCGTCCTGGCGGACCTGGCCCCGCGGTGGCACGTGATCGGGCCGCTGCAGTCCAACAAGGTGAACGCGGCCCTGCGGTGGGCGGCCGCCGTCGAGTCCGTCGCCGACGAGGACCTCGCGCGCCGCCTGTCGGACCGCGTCGCCGGCCGCGCCGAGCCGCTGGACGTCTGGGTGCAGGTCAACGTGTCCGGCGAGCCGACGAAGCACGGCACGACGCCCGAGGACGCCGTCGACGTCGCCGTGGGGGTCGCCGCGCTGCCCGGGCTGCGGCTCGCCGGGCTGATGACCGTCGGCGCGCGCTCGCCGGACGCCGCCGTGGTGCGCGCCGGCTACCGGCTGCTGGCCGGGCTGCGGGACGCGGTCGTCGCGTCGGGCGCACCCGGGACCACCCAGGCCCGGGGGCTGTCGATGGGCATGAGCGGCGACCTGGAGCTCGCGGTGGCGGAGGGGGCGACCGTCGTGCGCGTCGGCACCGCCGTGTTCGGCGCACGGCCCACGCCCACCAGCACCGCGGCGGCGTAG
- a CDS encoding YidH family protein produces the protein MPSPAVPDPSDGRRPRWVYAAGAEPDARFSLANERTFLAWARTALALLAAGVALEALALPIQPGLRLAAALVLVTLGTVSAPAAWIGWARAERAMRRGDALPAPTSFAVLVVGVALAGVLVLLGVLLA, from the coding sequence ATGCCCTCCCCCGCCGTGCCCGACCCGTCCGACGGCCGACGGCCCCGGTGGGTGTACGCCGCCGGCGCCGAGCCGGACGCCCGGTTCTCGCTCGCCAACGAGCGCACGTTCCTCGCGTGGGCCCGCACGGCCCTCGCGCTGCTCGCCGCGGGCGTCGCGCTCGAGGCCCTCGCGCTGCCGATCCAGCCGGGGCTGCGCCTGGCGGCCGCCCTGGTCCTCGTCACCCTGGGGACGGTGTCCGCGCCGGCCGCGTGGATCGGCTGGGCGCGGGCCGAGCGGGCCATGCGCCGCGGCGACGCCCTGCCGGCACCCACGTCGTTCGCGGTGCTCGTCGTCGGGGTCGCGCTCGCCGGGGTGCTCGTGCTGCTCGGGGTGCTCCTGGCATGA
- a CDS encoding DUF202 domain-containing protein: protein MSDGEAGRAPGRPAGPAADPLAAERTALAWRRTALALLGGSLAAGRLLQPTLGGAAWGVAGVGVVLAVLVLAVAHRRRVLARADVRDPAHPHGVVGGGRLVTVTAAGTALLGLCGVLLVARG, encoded by the coding sequence ATGAGCGACGGCGAGGCCGGGCGTGCGCCGGGGCGACCCGCCGGGCCCGCCGCCGACCCGCTGGCCGCCGAGCGGACCGCACTCGCGTGGCGGCGGACGGCGCTCGCGCTGCTGGGCGGGTCGCTGGCCGCGGGTCGTCTGCTGCAGCCCACGCTCGGCGGGGCCGCGTGGGGCGTCGCCGGCGTCGGCGTGGTCCTGGCGGTGCTCGTGCTCGCGGTCGCGCACCGGCGCCGGGTCCTGGCGCGGGCCGACGTCCGCGACCCCGCGCACCCGCACGGCGTCGTGGGAGGGGGCCGGCTCGTCACCGTGACGGCCGCGGGCACCGCGCTGCTGGGGCTGTGCGGCGTCCTCCTGGTCGCACGCGGCTGA
- a CDS encoding biotin/lipoate A/B protein ligase family protein, protein MHGAYKVPEGKMVVVDVDVVDGRLRDVALSGDFFLEPDEALDVLAAALDGVAADATVGQLAQVLDDALTLAQDQGRLAAPVAMVGFDTRAVAVAVRRALGLSTSWDDHEFALLLPGPMPPAQHAALDQVLAEELAAGRRGATLRFWEWEEPAVVIGSFQSLRNEVDLEAAQRHGVTVVRRISGGGAMFMEAGNCITFSLVVPASLVDGMTFEASYAFLNQWVLGALADVGVAASLTGLNDIASPAGKLAGSAQKRLAGGAVLHHVTMSYDIDADKMLEVLRIGREKLSDKGTRSANKRVDPVRSQTQMPREQVIDAFVAHFRTRFRTVDDALRPAEVARSLELVATKFDDPVWTARVP, encoded by the coding sequence GTGCACGGTGCGTACAAGGTCCCCGAGGGCAAGATGGTCGTGGTCGACGTCGACGTGGTCGACGGCCGGCTGCGCGACGTGGCGCTGAGCGGGGACTTCTTCCTCGAGCCGGACGAGGCGCTGGACGTGCTCGCCGCGGCGCTCGACGGCGTGGCCGCGGACGCGACGGTCGGCCAGCTCGCCCAGGTCCTCGACGACGCCCTGACGCTCGCGCAGGACCAGGGCCGTCTCGCCGCGCCCGTCGCGATGGTCGGGTTCGACACCCGGGCGGTCGCCGTCGCGGTGCGCCGCGCGCTGGGCCTGTCGACGTCGTGGGACGACCACGAGTTCGCCCTGCTGCTGCCCGGGCCCATGCCGCCCGCGCAGCACGCCGCCCTCGACCAGGTGCTCGCCGAGGAGCTCGCCGCGGGCCGGCGCGGCGCCACGCTGCGGTTCTGGGAGTGGGAGGAGCCGGCCGTGGTCATCGGCTCGTTCCAGTCGCTGCGCAACGAGGTCGACCTCGAGGCCGCCCAGCGGCACGGCGTGACCGTCGTCCGACGGATCTCCGGCGGCGGGGCGATGTTCATGGAGGCGGGCAACTGCATCACGTTCTCCCTCGTCGTGCCCGCGTCCCTCGTGGACGGCATGACGTTCGAGGCGTCGTACGCGTTCCTCAACCAGTGGGTGCTGGGGGCGCTCGCCGACGTCGGCGTCGCCGCGAGCCTCACCGGCCTGAACGACATCGCCTCGCCCGCGGGCAAGCTCGCCGGGTCCGCGCAGAAGCGCCTCGCCGGCGGCGCGGTGCTGCACCACGTGACCATGTCGTACGACATCGACGCCGACAAGATGCTCGAGGTGCTGCGCATCGGCCGCGAGAAGCTGTCGGACAAGGGCACCCGCTCGGCCAACAAGCGCGTCGACCCGGTGCGCTCGCAGACGCAGATGCCGCGCGAGCAGGTCATCGACGCGTTCGTCGCGCACTTCCGCACGCGGTTCCGCACGGTCGACGACGCGTTGCGTCCCGCGGAGGTCGCCCGGTCCCTCGAGCTCGTCGCGACCAAGTTCGACGACCCGGTGTGGACGGCGCGCGTGCCCTGA
- a CDS encoding sensor domain-containing protein has product MSGTDPGPSSLEPARWAPEDDDWPAHGWRAHSRGGTWALVLVLLALLVLGVGVTQPWNTGDAAPPPVTTATAPDPSTATPTPAATLPGDSASFDEETLGSLLLTRRDVEDALPGAADGVRPTVEPGGLAWGLPDGAAVTPPACTVALTVVGRAPDAYDAQRWENDALDVTQEVVVLDSQQSARDAFRELVTAVDACPRYVLADAPDEAPSGASPSPTAGTGTRRTVWTTEPAIEGRGVYPGIVQEATVDDGDDVRAQYRGYVLVGDALVAWTATALDPRAVEEPSAVLGDPVEVSAVVQERARSAVAAQVATATPAPTG; this is encoded by the coding sequence GTGTCCGGCACGGACCCCGGCCCGTCCAGCCTCGAGCCAGCGCGCTGGGCGCCGGAGGACGACGACTGGCCGGCGCACGGGTGGCGGGCCCACAGCCGGGGCGGCACGTGGGCCCTCGTGCTGGTGCTCCTCGCGCTGCTGGTCCTCGGGGTGGGCGTGACGCAGCCCTGGAACACCGGCGACGCGGCCCCGCCGCCGGTGACCACGGCGACCGCGCCCGACCCGTCCACGGCCACCCCCACGCCGGCCGCCACGCTGCCCGGCGACAGCGCGTCCTTCGACGAGGAGACGCTCGGCTCCCTGCTGCTCACGCGCCGTGACGTCGAGGACGCGCTCCCCGGCGCCGCCGACGGCGTACGGCCCACCGTCGAGCCCGGCGGCCTCGCCTGGGGGCTGCCGGACGGCGCCGCGGTGACGCCGCCCGCCTGCACCGTCGCGCTCACCGTCGTCGGCCGTGCCCCGGACGCGTACGACGCGCAGCGGTGGGAGAACGACGCGCTGGACGTGACCCAGGAGGTCGTCGTGCTCGACTCCCAGCAGTCGGCCCGGGACGCGTTCCGCGAGCTCGTCACCGCGGTCGACGCCTGCCCCCGGTACGTGCTGGCGGACGCGCCCGACGAGGCCCCGTCGGGCGCCAGCCCCAGCCCGACGGCGGGCACCGGGACGCGGCGGACCGTGTGGACCACCGAGCCGGCGATCGAGGGCCGCGGCGTCTACCCCGGCATCGTGCAGGAGGCCACCGTCGACGACGGCGACGACGTGCGGGCCCAGTACCGCGGCTACGTCCTCGTCGGCGACGCCCTGGTGGCCTGGACGGCGACGGCCCTGGACCCGCGGGCCGTCGAGGAACCGTCCGCCGTGCTGGGCGACCCCGTCGAGGTCAGCGCCGTCGTCCAGGAGCGGGCGCGCAGCGCGGTCGCGGCCCAGGTCGCCACCGCCACGCCCGCGCCGACGGGCTGA